CGTCTTCCGGAAGGGACCGCCATTTATCAGGGGAGCACGCCTTACGGGCTGTCAGCCTACCCAAACTTCGTTACCACTGAAGCCCTCTATATCATCCATGAAGGCGCGAAAACCCGGACGCTGCATAAGGTCGGTGATGATTATCAGCCGGTCGGGGAAGCGGCTATCGCTGTGGACTATATCTGCGAACCCACAGCGGCAGTCAGCGGACATAAAACCTACAGTGATTGGGTACGTGTGGCATTCCCCGGTGGTGAAGGATGGGTGGATGTTTCATCCCCAGTGGTGAAAACCTGGACAGATGCCGATTTCCCTGACTGGGCGGGCTGGACTCTTGTTGATGACGACACTACGCCAGATGGTCAGTGCAATTCAGCGACCGTGAAGAATGCACAGGAAAAGCAGGATTCTGATTTTACTCGCTTTATCTGTCAGTTTCCGCTGGAATGGGATTTTGCCTCGTTTGATACCCGCTTTTCCTGGCTGAAGGCACCTAATGCGTCGCTGCCAGAGCCAATGAACAATGAAAGTTACGCAGAACTCAAGGAACATGCCCGGGCGCTGTCGTTTTTCGATAAACTCCCCGTGGAAACTCAAAAGGAGTTAGCCGGTCTGATCTGGCATTTCGACCCTCGCGGTCTGATGATCCAGCTCCAGAAAGCAGAGCGTCGGCTCATCTACTCCAGCGCAAACGGCAGTAAGCGCAAAAAAATGAATGATTTCACCGTTGACGATATGCGTTACGGTGATTTAACCAAAGAGCAGATACTGGCACAGGGGAAGCTGAACCGGGTAAATGTGTTTGGTGAAGAGTTTAAGATCAATCTATTCGATTTTAACAAAACGGTGGATCAACACTTTGCCAGCATGGACAACATGGCTTTCTGGACAGCATGGGGTGAATATACCGCTCTCATCCAGATCATGCTTGAAAAATTCAGAAAGAATGAAGGCGGTGTGTTACGTCATGAGCTGTTAAATAAAGCGTTTCTGGAGCATAAAACAACTAAAGAGTGCGTGGATAAGATTAAAAAAATAACCAATGAATTACTTCATAACAATGGTTTTAAATCATTAACGCTTGAAGATTTAGGAGAGTTGAACTTACGGATTAGCAAAGAGGCAAAGCTTCCTAAGTTTGATGATTGGGACTGGTTTAACGGTCTTGGAATCACAATCCATGATACTTACTCAACTAAGGTATATCTTGATGATTTCGAGATTATAGAAACCGGCACGGTCAGTCCTCATAGTAAAAAATTCAAACTTCGATTAACATTTCAAATCCAAGATCATTTCGGCTTAGATACTGATGACGTAAATGGGAAGGGTTTTGAAGACTTAACTTGGTTCTGTTCATGGTTTATTTTGCAACGTTATAAACCATATGGTTTCAAACCATTTATAAACGAAGCAAATTTTAGCACATGGGTAGAATCATGAAATATCCAAAAACAATATCAACATCCCTATTTTTATGCTTTTTGTATATCATATATGCCTTTTATCTAAGACAAGGGCATGTAGTCAACGTTTATGAGCATACTGAGTATATTGAAAATTTTGAAAGAGAATGTAAGTCTACGGTCGTATTAGTTGAAAATGTGCCACTCTCTCGTTATGCGCAAAAAAAAATGTGGGCCAAATATAGTGATACTATATCTGAAAAATCACACCCACTTTCTCATATATGTGATGACATTCTGTTTCTTGAAAACATAACTGAAAGAGCAGATGATCCAGGCGACAATGACTATTGGATGGGAGAAAATCAATATTGTTTGAATGGCATTTTTGGTAAGGACAAATGTATTTCAAAAGAGCATCAATTGTTTACAATACGAATAAAGGGCTGGCCTGAAGATGAAAATGTAGGTGTGATTGATAAAAAACCTATTTACATCCATTTCATCGATTATGGTGAGTAACTTTCCATACATTACATGTGCCAATGTTTTTATTTTTTGGTAAAAGGAAAATGAAAACCATGCTAACTTTCTCGAAAATAGTATTTTTCTTATCGCAACTATATCTTGCAATGGCATCGTTTTTTTTCATAACAGGATATGTACTTAAGGACCCTATGCAAAATTATCTTTACTTAATTTATTCGCTAAGCTTACCCATTGTTTCTGTAATGCTTTTTATTTTATGCTGTTTTATAGCAATGATAAGGAAGCATCTTAAACTAGGCATCTTCAACGCAATAAACTTCATGGCGCTTTTTCTTCTGTTTTTATTTAAAATGGTTGTGCGATGAAAGACACACTCATTAATATAATCGATTATCGTTAAGATCTATTTTTCTCAGAAATGCTATGCCTTGCCAGCAACGATCAGAGTCTCCCGTCGCTCCCCCCGCAACCACTCCCGTCGTTTTCCCGCCCCAGATCACCTCACATTCCTTATGTATCAACACTTTCACTGAAATCCCCCGTTTCCCCGTTCGATTTTCAATGAGTGCCGTTAGCCATTTACCGCTGAACACACTTCTTATCTTTATCCCATCATCTGGATGCGTTAATAAAATGAGATTAAATCCATCTCCAATAAATACCATAAGCTGATTGTTAATGCCAGATTACACTGAGAGAGTATTCTTTTCATATTGCATCCTGAAGGGATTTGATAGTTCATTAGACATAGTCAACATCATTGAAGGAGGTAAACGTGGAGATTTACTGTTAATTATATAATGCTGAAGTTTAATCAATCATAAAAAAAAACAGATCATACCCCCTCACACCAACATCCATTAAAAAAATGAAACCACATACAGATTCACCTATATATTATTCATATAGGTTATTTATTATCTAATAAATTTACCTTCTTCACTGAAAGACCAATAGTAAACAGCACACTGTAAGTATCCCGGCAAAACGGCCCATTCACTTTTAGAGATCTTCCGACATACTGATAATGTCCCCTGAGGAGATCGCTATGCGTAAGATCCGATTCACTGAACACCAGATCATCGCTGTATTGAAGTCCGTCGAAGCCGGACGTACCGTTAAGGATGTGTGCCGTGAGGCCGCTATTTCGGAAGCCAGCTATTACAACTGGAAGGCAAAATATGGCGGGATGGAAGCGGCCGATATTAAAAAAATAAAAGATCTGGAAGACGAGAATCGGAGGCTTAAACAGATGTTTGCTGATCTCAGCCTTGAGTGCCGGGCACTTAAAGACGTCATCGAAAAAAAGCTTTAAAACCAGCGATAAAGCGTGAACTTGTCAGCTATCTGACGGCACAATTTGCCATGAGTTTACGCCAGGCCTGCAGGACGTTATCGCTGAGCAGGACGGTGTATTTTTATCAGCCTGATACCCGGCGTGATGAACCGGTGATCCATGCGCTGACTGAGCTGGCAGAACGCTATCCGCGCTACGGTTTTAAGAAGCTTTTCCAACTGCTACGCAGGCAGGGCAATACCTGGAACCATAAACGTGTTCACCGGATTTATTGCCTGCTGAAACTGAATTTTCGTCGCAAGGGAAAACAGCGGCTGCCAGTGCGTAATCCAGCACCACTGGCGACGCCGCAAGCGCTAAATCAGAGCTGGTCCATCGATTTTATGCACGACGCGCTGGTCTGCGGCAGGCGCTTCCGGACCTTCAATGTGGTGGATGATTTTAACCGTGAGGCACTGGCGATAGAAATCGACCTGAATATCCCGGCTCAGCGAGTCATCCGGGTGCTGGACAGGATCGTGGCAAACCGCGGCTACCCGCTGAAAATGCGGATGGACAACGGGCCAGAACTGGTCTCGCTGGCGCTGGCACAATGGGCCGAAGAAAATGGCGTACAGCTCGAATTTATCAAGCCGGGTAAGCCTACACAAAATGCTTTTATCGAACGGTTCAACCGAACATACCGGACAGAAATCCTGGATTTTTACCTGTTCAGAACACTGAATGAAGCGCGGGAAATTACCGAGCGCTGGCTGATGGAATATAACAACGAGCGGCCTCATGAATCCCTGAATAATCTGACGCCGGAAGAGTACCGGCTGATGGCTGAAAAACCGGAAATCTCAAAAAGTGTGTGGAACTAAAACAGGTGTGCTTACACCAGTCTGGTATGCGCCTCCGGCAGCCAAAGTCGCGCGGGCTGCTGTTCCTACGCCACCCGGCAAGGCCAGCAACGATTCCGTTCCCATTGCCGCCTGACTAGATTGTACAGAGTACATTTTCAGATAACCCAGCGCTTCGTAATAACTGCTGGCATCACCTCCTCCGCCCGGATACACCGGACTTGGTTTTAAGGCCGGTTCACCGCTGAGTAACGAATTCACCAGTTGTTGCGCTCTCTCCGGGCTAAGCCCGTAGCTGGCCTGTAGTTCATAACCATAGACGTTCAGATAGGCCGCAAGCTGTTGACGCTCAGATTCCGTCATCGACTGCGGATCTGTCTGGAATTTACCCAGTAACTCATCGCTGTGACGGTCAATATTGTTTTGCCGAACTATTTCTTTCGAAGCAGCCAGAAGGTCTTTCTCAGCCTGCTGGTTTTCAACGGCTTTATCCAGTTTCTCCCGACTCTCTGGCCCCAAAAAGTTATTCTCAACCGCATTCTTCCCGGTCTGCGCACCTGCCATGGCGTCCGCTGTACTGCCTCTGGCCACGCCACCTGCAAGCCCTGCGGCCAGTGTACCTAATGCGCTGATTGTCTGCTTCTCGGTCTCTGTCAGCTCGCTGGTTTTTTATTCTCAACTACAAATCCAAACACAGATGCCACGATCTTTGCCAGTGCTTGTTGGGATAATCTGGAGCCTCATTCAGTAAGGCAAGCAATATGCCCCATCCAAAGATTCATAGAAAGCAATAGCGTCTTTACCTTCAGCGATATATTCCACATCTATCGGTTCTGGATGTAAAGTAGGGTTTGTATAGTCACTTTCAAGAAAAGTTTTATACTGTTCTAGTACGTACAATGTTTGTTCAATAGTCAAGATGACCTGCTGTTCTTCAACATATTCACAGCCAATGAAGACCTTATTTTGGGTTACCATCACCCAATGGGCATTACCCATTCCAAAATTACCATCAGTGCTTTCTCCAGAAGATAGATTTGTGAGGTTTTTTATCCAAATCTCAACGGAATGAAGAGCATATTGGATATCGTTAGATAGCCATCCAGCAATCTCGCGTGCACCATACCCTAAAGGATTGCCACTGAGAGACTGCCTTATTTTTCCACCTATTGGTGAGAAACATTTGCCTTTGTCATTCCACCAAAAATTTATTTGATCGCTCAGCATTATTTATCCCCCTTATAAACAGGCCATGCAGTCGCACCTGTTCCATCTGGTTTTCCATAATAACCTTGTATTTCCAGGCCACTAGATGACTTACCTGTCCACATTTCTGTATTGGGAATCTTTGTCGAATTTTTAAATGCACTCTCAATTTCCTGCGCTGTCTGCCTTTTCGACCACTGTTCAGGAAAGAATGTTGTCAATGCTTTTTTACTCACCCACTGACCTGTAGCTGGATCTCTTACAGATATATATCCTGTAGCAACACCATTAGTATCAGGAGTTCCGGTCACTTTATCAATTTTAATGTTTGGATCACGAATATAGTGACCACCAGTTCCAACTTTGCTTCCATCCTTAAGCGTTTTTATCTCGCCATTAAGAATATGATCAAAGCGTATATAGGCGGTCGTAGAGCCATTCGCCGCCTGCTGTTGAACTAATTCAACAGGAGTTGGAGAGGGAGTAAAATCCTCCAGATACCCGCCTGCTGTATGAGTAACTTGCCCCTCTTTAGACACTGCAACATTAATAACTTCACCGGTCTTGGCAGATTTAAACGCCAGCGTTGTAGCCCCTCCCAATCCTACGCCAGCATACACCACTTCTGAGTATTCGGCCGGAACGCCCAACGTTTCCAGCAATTCGGCGCCTACGGTTTTGGTAGGTTTGCCAGAAGCTAATGTCTCGGATCCCGCCTGTAAGTTATCAAAACCTGAAGCGGCGACAATCGTACCTACAGCACAAGTCACAACGCCTGCACAACTGGCAGTGCCACCAATAATTTCAACAGCGCCGCCAGCGGCCTGAAGAAGCCCGAGGCCTCGAGTAGTTAGTTGATACTCACCGTTGGCGTAAATGACACCGTCCAGAATAGCGTTAACTTCCGTGTATTGGAATAATTGGACGGCAATCGTGACGTTCTCTCCGGTCAACGGATCCTTATAACTGACAACAAATTTCTCGTTGGCAAGCTGTTCACGCAGGGCTGCGTATTCAGGCTGATTGCCGATTTTTTCCAGTTCTTCATAATAGGCTTTTTCTACCGTTCCTTCGGCAAACTCAGAAGAGCATTTGAGGAGTGCACAAGCTGCTGCATTAAGTTCCTCTTTTTTTGCAATGCCTTCTGTAACTAACCTGTTAATCGCCTCTTTTTCAATAGGATTGGTGAGTGCGTTGAATTCCTGCTCGATCTGCATCCCAGCCGCCGCACTCCCCGCATCCCCACCAGATGCGCCAGCAATGCCAGCGACAAGAGAGGTTATCAAATCCTCCCACGCCTTCTTCTCCTCAGAGGTCATGTCTTCCACGGCTTTGCTTTTATCGTTCAAAATAGCATTGGCAATCACCCCCGCCGCCGTCCCCAGCCCGGCGCTGGCGCAGTCGCCGCCCTGGCCTGCCTGAGCGCCGCAGGCGGCCAGCCCTTGCAGAACGGCGCGGGCCGCTTCAGCTTCAGGCGTGCCTCTTCCGATGCTGTCCGCCAGCTTCTTGATTTCCGCCGCG
This sequence is a window from Enterobacter sp. RHBSTW-00994. Protein-coding genes within it:
- a CDS encoding DUF3289 family protein, translating into MHISPPILFPRQNNEEYAAWIMRTMPVDPRRGFPVNGVESWHGGIHIPHTDTGALANPLRAVADGVVVYASYPAPTEKRDTKPLNYDGATDNGCVLIRHEILTGEDPVLCVFYSLTMHMKQVRPEIQGKPGVTVRRGQVIGTTGMVSGQNAYHFQLCCSSDMLKMLCGRDHGSLDVSAPGRAKPVYGHRYFRLPEGTAIYQGSTPYGLSAYPNFVTTEALYIIHEGAKTRTLHKVGDDYQPVGEAAIAVDYICEPTAAVSGHKTYSDWVRVAFPGGEGWVDVSSPVVKTWTDADFPDWAGWTLVDDDTTPDGQCNSATVKNAQEKQDSDFTRFICQFPLEWDFASFDTRFSWLKAPNASLPEPMNNESYAELKEHARALSFFDKLPVETQKELAGLIWHFDPRGLMIQLQKAERRLIYSSANGSKRKKMNDFTVDDMRYGDLTKEQILAQGKLNRVNVFGEEFKINLFDFNKTVDQHFASMDNMAFWTAWGEYTALIQIMLEKFRKNEGGVLRHELLNKAFLEHKTTKECVDKIKKITNELLHNNGFKSLTLEDLGELNLRISKEAKLPKFDDWDWFNGLGITIHDTYSTKVYLDDFEIIETGTVSPHSKKFKLRLTFQIQDHFGLDTDDVNGKGFEDLTWFCSWFILQRYKPYGFKPFINEANFSTWVES
- a CDS encoding hemagglutinin repeat-containing protein; this encodes MQAGGNVILNANTKDGREGAGNIRATGSDVSAGQNLGLIAENDILLTASDNTNSLRRDSESYSWGAGVGIAIGKGVSVGFTANGSLGRGEAEGDDVWRTNSHLTAGDTLFIQSGGDTTLSGATAKGKSIIADVGKNLTIESLQDTSTYKSDDWNASGSVTVGYGFSGSASYSQNKVDADFRSVTEQSGLFAGDGGFNVYVGEHTDLTGAVIASSDNAAKDGKNQFSTGTIETRDIKNRSSYDASGFSIGGGYSYGGGGMIPLGGGDDGGSGATASSGGVGKDQKGNATTGANADPSTTQPKTEGGFSATTPIYMSASDSDSSTTRAGISGGSVTLRDEEGQQARTGQTAAEAIASLNRDVSSDRDGTNAVDNLYERDKDKIDAGFEITRAFQNEVGTFVVNKAKEADELKKTLEAQGIDPETNADYLDALRWAPGGAYSQAITAITAATGGNVMGGFDGLAQAAVLNYVQGMGAAEIKKLADSIGRGTPEAEAARAVLQGLAACGAQAGQGGDCASAGLGTAAGVIANAILNDKSKAVEDMTSEEKKAWEDLITSLVAGIAGASGGDAGSAAAGMQIEQEFNALTNPIEKEAINRLVTEGIAKKEELNAAACALLKCSSEFAEGTVEKAYYEELEKIGNQPEYAALREQLANEKFVVSYKDPLTGENVTIAVQLFQYTEVNAILDGVIYANGEYQLTTRGLGLLQAAGGAVEIIGGTASCAGVVTCAVGTIVAASGFDNLQAGSETLASGKPTKTVGAELLETLGVPAEYSEVVYAGVGLGGATTLAFKSAKTGEVINVAVSKEGQVTHTAGGYLEDFTPSPTPVELVQQQAANGSTTAYIRFDHILNGEIKTLKDGSKVGTGGHYIRDPNIKIDKVTGTPDTNGVATGYISVRDPATGQWVSKKALTTFFPEQWSKRQTAQEIESAFKNSTKIPNTEMWTGKSSSGLEIQGYYGKPDGTGATAWPVYKGDK
- a CDS encoding IS3 family transposase (programmed frameshift); translated protein: MRKIRFTEHQIIAVLKSVEAGRTVKDVCREAAISEASYYNWKAKYGGMEAADIKKIKDLEDENRRLKQMFADLSLECRALKDVIEKKPLKPAIKRELVSYLTAQFAMSLRQACRTLSLSRTVYFYQPDTRRDEPVIHALTELAERYPRYGFKKLFQLLRRQGNTWNHKRVHRIYCLLKLNFRRKGKQRLPVRNPAPLATPQALNQSWSIDFMHDALVCGRRFRTFNVVDDFNREALAIEIDLNIPAQRVIRVLDRIVANRGYPLKMRMDNGPELVSLALAQWAEENGVQLEFIKPGKPTQNAFIERFNRTYRTEILDFYLFRTLNEAREITERWLMEYNNERPHESLNNLTPEEYRLMAEKPEISKSVWN
- a CDS encoding VENN motif pre-toxin domain-containing protein produces the protein MAGAQTGKNAVENNFLGPESREKLDKAVENQQAEKDLLAASKEIVRQNNIDRHSDELLGKFQTDPQSMTESERQQLAAYLNVYGYELQASYGLSPERAQQLVNSLLSGEPALKPSPVYPGGGGDASSYYEALGYLKMYSVQSSQAAMGTESLLALPGGVGTAARATLAAGGAYQTGVSTPVLVPHTF